The Littorina saxatilis isolate snail1 linkage group LG15, US_GU_Lsax_2.0, whole genome shotgun sequence genome contains a region encoding:
- the LOC138949310 gene encoding serine/arginine repetitive matrix protein 2-like isoform X1 — MTFSSNVQGLVLLAFLMCIPHSLGEPWPKSQFGQSGDSDVHIQKSGVVRHTAGEGLSVTDTGIYRLRSRESKYHENYKVSQDPDERPVVRESLPGSPWQQEVVEEEEVEEVDLRDASQEELLAYMEQRNKVLERALGEALNQRSPDYVAGTRVVPSHYGAEGPPHTRRRRPLILPVKVLVNTPEGGQGGYPHSGGPGLANGTNSPLDSRGGRNPADPFDRNNETPEWIRRLQGTDSLPVAPETNINPLQSPRSSTGPNAQQRGGGNGLSTPDPWIKQNPFPRGGQDPRTNQGRSQDNNSSPQGINRLTTQDPWINMNKNQGTGNQGRNAFLNTNQNQGTNQDPWKNTQGPQGTSSYPFSNQGRNQGTNQFTDQRGNQGTTNAYSFNNQNRNQAPRTGPWVNVGKNQGTSIFPQANQGRIQGINRYPQRTNTSPFTNQGKNPGGSPFPSRNQGNNPYPSPNQGLNQPIDSLPLPSQLPNFFPPITQGQNQGTNFLPLPTQGQRQQLGPIPLANQNRFQTTTTYPSANQGRNQGSYVTTNQRRNQGRNAFTSPNQRNQNTNSGRWSNRGRNQATGTNAWKNEAKNQGNTQSNTGPSNNKNTNQGTARSNSYSRTNQRNTRGRNSQSIYPGSTSYQNTRGTNSPYPRSPFRKQNDFSNAWPTKNPDTNLEGSDKETSNGDDNHSADESPTSRSKGQSIFSHINDKTDSLNLNSRRRSLNQYTKEPAKDQQSTNSPTQTPHTQPPSQRIIYTSPKRNFPSPSQSTEPQQPKSHPPLSTKLQKDKSPVGSVPKKQNKEQSRSPYSPPPEHNKPTPISPTFETIPSRKRRNVQQPKRQPLPSTTQPQGDKSSVNSDPKKQTKEQRKSPYSPPPEHTKPTPNALTSETIPSRKRRNVQQPKSQPLQSTTKSKGDKSPDSSDPKKQNNEQRKSPYSPPPEHNQPIPDSPTSETIPNRKRRNVQQSESQPMPSTTEPKGDKSSMSSVPKKQNKEQSRSPYSPPPEHNEPTPNAPTSETIPSRKRRDMQQPESQLLPSTTQPQGEKSSVNSDPKKQTKEHRKSPYSPPPEHNESTPNAPTSETIPSRKRRDMQQPESQPLPSTTQPQGEKSSVNSDPKNQTKEQRKSPYSPPPEHNKPTPDAPTSETTPSRKRRNVQQPKSQSLPSSTKPEEDNSPESSDPKKQINEQRKSPYSPPPEHNKPTPIAPTSETIPARQRRNVQQPKSQSLPSSTKPEEDNSPESSDAKKQNKEQRKSLYSPPPEHNQLTPTAPISETIPSRKRRNVQQPKSQPLPSTKSKGDMSPESSDPQKQNKEHRKSPYSPPPEHNQPTPNTPTSETMPSRKRRNVQPFENDYNQGPPPPPARNGYAGHSPSDYNHDDPFMTSEDDNSQDYDYPTGPHDTDGNQQRNTDLPGREVHGQNPNFQPRPGLKYYNYQPTTQPQRKRPPPPTRTYPSLESNPPRKNKHRTFDDREQKNPPRENKPRQNDDHKEKIGDEGRHVHGVNPNFKPARKQKLLPKQYYRHKHRPIVPYTDSSVQMHPSLRRKRDVRNDDNEHINIHLSPRSFETRVIISSPLEVERFKNKRLNAEEDFPSGNFPNVPSITAYRGSYASSGRERNVRSSALRKETKDSRGFVGHRAQGEGNSGEPVSRATSRARFSKSRYAPAGSTYYKAGASSRDSRRISSRQRSQKPRYNDGYGYSNRYNPRYAHVLGGGGGRGRGGGGVYIYSPAQNSGYGSRRRRGGGAGYHRNQRGGGGGGRYNVPVIENGITALVQIFNNSEDKGAASGTKGGSSQQTGSHFLYNPSTEDLQLVSDSATNGVSTQDDLEGAYFQYNPNTEELKLVTSDDQFVSDVDKASNDSRGRTNQIKSNSVPQGSYIQYNTDTHELKLKPGSDSSRSSSSNTKNNNQGSQGAFFTYDPATQKLKLSKDTGTSATNSNSPYQAKVPSSPFSGSKGSQLVGLIQLENNKAKEGGTSGNNGGYLQFDPSNSGTTTTSNQQNPQGGQGGIEEIKIFVQDDAGGGTAKQNPQQKVVGYVVVDGGSATFLAPNPGASGGYIQFSPVGAGAGTVLQGGGGTDQYLTHKDFANRPLVKPGPDLFLRMFTEGEVFLESDAIVQNFYTNGDVRRMVSHFRALPLEQSRMGSGFMTGRLKGYHVTACRQCGPSNRPMIEFVTLHDTSPKVVRRFHYRMRRYGGNVGWSSSTHPYADGKRQPSLYFGTYPYKNQPQFGVPRFRNQLFDDLSAKKQNKNKNSGRQRRE; from the exons ATGACGTTTTCGTCAAACGTTCAAGGCTTAGTGCTCCTCGCCTTTCTCATGTGTATCCCCCATTCTTTGGGCGAACCATGGCCAAAATCTCAGTTCGGTCAGAGCGGCGATTCGGACGTCCACATTCAAAAGTCCGGCGTGGTCCGCCACACAGCAGGGGAGGGCCTCTCCGTTACGGACACCGGAATCTACAGACTCCGGTCTCGGGAGTCCAAGTACCACGAGAACTACAAAGTCTCGCAAGATCCCGACGAGAGGCCGGTGGTCCGCGAGAGTCTCCCCGGGAGCCCGTGGCAACAGGAagtggtggaggaggaggaggttgaGGAGGTCGACCTGAGAGACGCCTCGCAGGAAGAGCTGCTGGCCTACATGGAACAGCGGAACAAAGTGCTGGAGAGGGCCCTGGGTGAGGCCCTGAACCAGAGGTCGCCag ATTACGTAGCAGGGACCAGAGTGGTTCCCTCACACTACGGCGCTGAAGGACCACCCCATACCCGGCGTCGGCGGCCTTTGATCCTCCCAGTCAAAGTACTGGTCAACACTCCTGAAGGAGGCCAGGGCGGGTATCCACATTCAGGGGGGCCAGGACTCGCCAACGGAACAAATTCTCCCTTGGACTCCAGAGGAGGCCGTAACCCCGCTGACCCATTTGACAGAAACAACGAAACTCCGGAGTGGATAAGGCGTCTGCAGGGAACTGATTCACTACCTGTAGCTCCCGAAACCAACATAAATCCTTTGCAGAGCCCCCGATCCAGTACAGGTCCTAATGCACAGCAAAGAGGCGGAGGGAACGGCTTGTCGACCCCTGATCCCTGGATAAAGCAGAACCCGTTTCCTAGAGGTGGTCAGGATCCTCGGACTAACCAAGGCAGGAGTCAGGACAACAACTCATCACCGCAAGGGATAAACCGACTCACTACTCAAGATCCTTGGATCAACATGAACAAAAACCAAGGAACCGGTAACCAAGGCAGGAATGCGTTTCTGAATACCAATCAAAACCAAGGAACTAACCAAGACCCTTGGAAGAACACGCAAGGCCCCCAAGGAACGAGTTCCTATCCTTTCAGCAACCAAGGAAGGAATCAGGGGACGAATCAGTTCACTGACCAAAGAGGTAACCAGGGAACCACCAATGCATACTCTTTCAATAACCAAAACAGAAACCAAGCACCCAGAACAGGTCCTTGGGTAAACGTGGGAAAGAACCAAGGAACCAGCATCTTCCCCCAAGCAAACCAAGGAAGAATCCAAGGAATCAATAGATACCCTCAAAGAACCAACACATCTCCCTTCACAAACCAAGGAAAAAACCCAGGGGGTAGCCCCTTTCCTTCAAGGAATCAAGGAAATAACCCGTACCCTTCTCCAAATCAAGGACTGAACCAACCAATCGACTCCCTGCCACTACCAAGCCAGTTACCGAATTTCTTCCCTCCCATCACTCAAGGACAAAATCAGGGCACGAACTTCCTTCCTTTGCCAACCCAGGGGCAGAGGCAGCAGCTTGGTCCTATCCCTTTGGCCAACCAAAACAGATTCCAGACAACCACGACTTACCCCTCAGCAAATCAAGGCAGAAACCAAGGATCATACGTCACGACAAACCAGAGAAGAAATCAAGGAAGGAATGCATTCACGTCTCCAAATCAGAGAAACCAAAACACTAACTCGGGCCGTTGGAGTAACCGAGGTAGAAACCAAGCAACCGGCACGAACGCATGGAAAAACGAAGCAAAAAACCAAGGGAACACCCAAAGTAACACGGGTCCTtcgaacaacaaaaacacaaaccaaGGAACTGCGAGGTCTAACTCATACTCTAGGACTAACCAAAGAAACACCAGAGGTCGGAACAGTCAAAGTATATACCCTGGAAGCACATCATACCAAAACACACGGGGGACTAACAGTCCCTACCCACGCAGTCCTTTTCGGAAACAAAACGATTTTTCAAACGCATGGCCTACAAAAAACCCGGACACAAACTTAGAAGGGAGTGACAAGGAAACGAGCAACGGTGACGACAACCACAGTGCTGATGAGTCTCCCACTTCAAGATCAAAAGGTCAATCTATTTTCAGCCACATCAACGATAAAACGGATTCCCTCAACCTCAACTCGCGAAGACGTTCTTTGAACCAGTACACAAAAGAGCCAGCAAAGGACCAGCAAAGTACCAACTCTCCCACTCAAACTCCACATACACAACCGCCGTCACAGAGAATCATTTACACAAGCCCAAAAAGAAATTTCCCCTCTCCAAGTCAGTCCACAGAACCACAACAGCCGAAGAGCCATCCTCCACTATCGACCAAGCTTCAGAAAGACAAGTCGCCCGTGGGCTCCGTCCCCAAGAAGCAGAACAAAGAACAAAGCAGGAGTCCCTACAGCCCACCGCCAGAGCACAACAAACCGACACCAATCTCTCCAACTTTCGAAACAATCCCAAGCCGCAAGCGTCGAAACGTGCAACAGCCAAAACGCCAGCCCCTGCCATCCACCACCCAGCCTCAGGGAGATAAATCATCCGTGAACTCTGACCCAAAGAAGCAGACCAAAGAACAAAGGAAAAGTCCTTATAGCCCGCCGCCAGAGCATACCAAACCTACACCAAACGCTCTGACTTCCGAAACAATCCCAAGCCGAAAGCGCAGAAACGTACAACAGCCAAAGAGCCAGCCCCTGCAATCCACCACCAAATCTAAGGGAGACAAGTCGCCCGACAGCTCTGACCCAAAGAAGCAGAACAATGAACAAAGGAAAAGTCCTTATAGCCCACCGCCAGAGCACAACCAACCTATTCCGGACAGTCCGACTTCAGAAACAATCCCAAACCGCAAGCGTCGAAATGTGCAACAGTCGGAAAGCCAGCCCATGCCATCCACCACCGAACCTAAGGGAGACAAATCATCTATGAGCTCTGTTCCCAAGAAGCAGAACAAAGAACAAAGCAGGAGTCCTTATAGCCCACCACCTGAGCACAACGAGCCTACACCAAACGCTCCAACTTCTGAAACAATCCCAAGCCGCAAGCGCAGAGACATGCAACAGCCGGAAAGCCAGCTCCTGCCATCCACCACCCAGCCTCAGGGAGAAAAATCATCCGTGAACTCTGACCCAAAGAAGCAGACCAAAGAACACAGGAAAAGTCCTTATAGCCCACCACCTGAGCACAACGAGTCTACACCAAACGCTCCAACTTCCGAAACAATCCCGAGCCGCAAGCGCAGAGACATGCAACAGCCGGAAAGCCAGCCCCTGCCATCCACCACCCAGCCTCAGGGAGAAAAATCATCCGTGAACTCTGACCCAAAGAATCAGACCAAAGAACAAAGGAAAAGTCCTTATAGCCCACCACCAGAGCACAACAAACCTACACCGGATGCTCCGACTTCCGAAACAACCCCAAGCCGCAAGCGCAGAAACGTGCAACAGCCAAAGAGCCAGTCCCTGCCATCCTCCACCAAGCCTGAAGAAGACAATTCGCCTGAGAGCTCTGACCCCAAGAAGCAGATAAATGAACAAAGGAAAAGTCCTTATAGCCCACCGCCAGAGCACAACAAACCGACACCAATTGCTCCAACTTCCGAAACAATCCCAGCCCGCCAGCGCAGAAACGTGCAACAGCCGAAGAGCCAGTCCCTGCCATCCTCCACCAAGCCTGAAGAAGACAATTCGCCTGAGAGCTCTGACGCCAAGAAGCAGAACAAAGAACAAAGGAAAAGTCTTTATAGCCCACCCCCAGAGCACAACCAACTGACACCAACCGCTCCAATTTCCGAAACTATCCCAAGCCGCAAGCGCAGAAACGTGCAACAGCCAAAGAGCCAGCCCCTGCCATCCACCAAATCTAAGGGAGACATGTCGCCTGAGAGCTCTGACCCCCAGAAGCAGAACAAAGAACACAGGAAAAGTCCTTATAGCCCACCGCCAGAGCACAACCAACCTACACCGAACACTCCGACTTCAGAAACAATGCCAAGCCGCAAGCGTCGAAACGTCCAACCGTTCGAGAACGACTACAACCAGGGACCTCCACCACCTCCAGCCAGAAACGGCTACGCGGGTCACAGTCCTTCAGACTACAACCACGACGACCCCTTCATGACCAGTGAAGACGACAACAGTCAAGACTACGACTACCCCACGGGGCCACATGACACAGACGGGAATCAGCAGCGAAACACAGACTTACCCGGGAGGGAAGTCCACGGCCAAAACCCCAACTTCCAACCCCGTCCGGGTTTGAAGTACTACAACTACCAGCCCACTACCCAGCCTCAGAGGAAGAGACCTCCACCACCCACAAGGACATACCCGTCTTTAGAATCGAACCCACCCCGAAAAAATAAACACAGAACGTTCGACGATCGCGAGCAAAAGAACCCACCCCGAGAGAATAAACCCAGACAGAACGACGACCACAAGGAAAAGATCGGTGACGAGGGACGACATGTCCACGGCGTTAATCCCAACTTTAAACCAGCCAGAAAGCAGAAGCTACTCCCAAAGCAGTACTaccgccacaaacacagacCCATCGTCCCATACACAGACAGCTCGGTACAGATGCACCCATCCCTTCGTCGCAAACGGGACGTGAGGAACGACGACAACGAGCACATCAACATCCACCTCAGTCCCAGGTCTTTTGAGACGCGCGTCATCATCTCTTCCCCCTTGGAGGTGGAGAGATTCAAGAACAAGAGATTGAACGCAGAGGAGGATTTTCCCTCGGGAAACTTTCCCAACGTTCCATCCATCACCGCATACCGCGGTTCCTACGCTTCTTCAGGACGAGAACGAAACGTCAGGTCATCAGCGCTGAGGAAAGAGACCAAGGATTCTCGTGGCTTTGTCGGACATCGTGCGCAAGGTGAGGGCAATTCTGGCGAACCTGTTTCAAGAGCCACGTCTAGGGCGCGTTTTTCCAAGTCGCGCTATGCTCCAGCCGGTAGCACTTACTACAAGGCTGGCGCATCTTCGCGAGACTCCAGAAGAATCTCCTCCAGACAACGCTCTCAGAAACCCCGCTACAACGACGGCTACGGTTACAGTAACCGCTACAACCCCCGCTACGCTCACGTgctgggaggaggaggaggcagAGGTAGAGGAGGAGGCGGGGTCTACATCTACAGCCCTGCACAAAACTCCGGTTACGGCTCCAGGAGGAGACGGGGAGGAGGAGCAGGGTACCACAGGAATCAACGAGGAGGCGGTGGTGGTGGACGCTACAACGTCCCAGTCATCGAGAATGGGATAACCGCGCTGGTGCAGATCTTCAACAACTCGGAAGACAAAGGAGCAGCTTCAGGAACGAAAGGAGGGAGTAGCCAGCAAACAGGGAGCCACTTTCTCTACAACCCATCCACGGAGGACCTCCAGCTTGTCTCGGACTCTGCCACGAACGGAGTCAGCACCCAGGACGACCTGGAGGGCGCCTACTTCCAGTACAACCCGAACACCGAGGAGCTCAAGCTCGTCACCAGCGACGACCAGTTTGTTAGCGACGTAGACAAGGCCAGCAACGATAgcag GGGCAGGACCAATCAGATCAAGTCAAACAGCGTCCCACAGGGGTCGTACATTCAGTACAACACTGATACGCACGAACTCAAACTCAAACCAGGATCCGACTCTTCCAGAAGCAGCAGCTCTAACACCAAGAACAACAACCAGGGTTCCCAAGGAGCCTTCTTCACATATGACCCGGCTACCCAGAAGCTCAAGCTTAGCAAGGACACTGGAACCAGCGCGACCAATTCAAATTCGCCCTACCAGGCCAAGGTCCCTTCCAGCCCTTTTTCTGGATCAAagg GGTCACAACTTGTAGGCCTGATCCAGCTGGAGAATAACAAGGCCAAGGAAGGTGGGACGTCGGGCAACAACGGAGGATACCTTCAGTTTGACCCCAGCAACAGCGGCACCACTACGACATCCAACCAGCAGAATCCTCAG GGCGGGCAAGGTGGGATAGAGGAGATCAAGATCTTCGTTCAGGACGATGCAGGAGGGGGCACGGCCAAGCAGAACCCACAGCAGAAGGTCGTCGGTTATGTGGTTGTGGACGGTGGTAGTGCAACCTTCCTGGCACCTAACCCTGGTG CCTCAGGCGGCTACATCCAGTTCAGTCCGGTTGGAGCCGGAGCAGGGACGGTGTTACAGGGAGGCGGAGGCACTGACCAGTATCTGACCCACAAGGACTTCGCCAATCGGCCACTGGTCAAGCCGGGACCTGATCTGTTCCTCCGTATGTTTACGGAGGGGGAGGTCTTTCTCGAGAGCGACGCTATTGTCCAG AACTTCTACACGAACGGAGACGTCAGGCGGATGGTGAGTCACTTCCGGGCGCTGCCCTTGGAACAATCACGCATGGGAAGCGGATTCATGACCGGAAGACTGAAGGGATATCACGTGACCGCATGCAGGCAGTGCGGCCCATCCAACCGACCAATGATAGAGTTCGTTACATTGCACGACACGTCACCAAAGGTCGTGCGACGCTTTCACTATCGTATGAGGAGATACGGCGGAAATGTCGGCTGGAGCTCCAGCACTCATCCTTACGCTGATGGCAAAAGACAGCCATCGCTCTATTTTGGAACCTATCCGTATAAGAACCAGCCCCAATTCGGAGTCCCCCGGTTTAGGAATCAACTGTTTGATGATTTGTCAGCCAAAAagcagaacaagaacaagaactctGGTCGACAGCGAAGAGAATAG